The sequence below is a genomic window from Sebastes fasciatus isolate fSebFas1 chromosome 11, fSebFas1.pri, whole genome shotgun sequence.
ACTAAGGGGTTGTTATAGTACGGCGGGGTATACTAAGGGGTTGTTATAGTACGGCGGGGTATATTAAGGGGTTGTAATAGTAGGGCGGGGTATACTAAGGGGTTGTTATAGTACGGCGGGGTATATTAAGGGGTTGTAATAGTACGGCGGGGTATATTAAGGGGTTGTAATAGTAGGGTGGGGTATACTAAGGGGTTGTTATAGTACGGCGGGGTATATTAAGGGGTTGTAATAGTACGGCGGGGTATACTAAGGGGTTGTAATAGTACGGCGGGGTATATTAAGGGGTTGTAATAGTACGGCGGGGTATATTAAGGGGTTGTAATAGTACGACGGGGTATATTAAGGGGTTGTAATAGTACGGCGGGGTATATTAAGGGGTTGTAATAGTACGGCGGGGTATACTAAGGGGTTGTTATAGTACGGCGGGGTATATTAAGGGGTTGTAATAGTACGGCGGGGTATACTAAGGGGTTGTTATAGTACGGCGGGGTATATTAAGGGGTTGTAATAGTACGGCGGGGTATATTAAGGGGTTGTTATAGTAGGGCGGGGTATACTAAGGGGTTGTAATAGTACGGCGGGGTATATTAAGGGGTTGTTATAGTACGGCGGGGTATATTAAGGGGTTGTAATAATACGGCGGGGTATATTAAGGGGTTGTAATAGTACGACGCGGTATATTAAGGGGTTGTAATAGTACGACGGGGTATATTAAGGGGTTGTAATAGTACGGCGGGGTATATTAAGGGTTTGTAATAGTACGGCGGGGTATACTAAGGGGTTGTAATAGTACGGCGGGGTATATTAAGGGGTTGTAATAGTACGACGGGGTATATTAAGGGGTTGTAATAGTACGACGGAGTATATTAAGAGGTTGTAATAGTACGACGGGGTATATTAAGGGGTTGTAATAGTACGGCGGGGTATACTAAGGGGTTGTAATAGTACGGCGGGGTATACTAAGGGGTTGTTATAGTACGGCGGGGTATATTAAGGGGTTGTAATAGTACGGCGGGGTATACTAAGGGGTTGTTATAGTACGGCGGGGTATATTAAGGGGTTGTAATAGTACGGCGGGGTATATTAAGGGGTTGTAATAGTACGGCGGGGTATATTAAGGGGTTGTAATAGTACGGCGGGGTATATTAAGGGGTTGTAATAGTACGGCGGGGTATATTAAGGGGTTGTAATAGTACGGCGGGGTATATTAAGGGGTTGTAATAGTACGGCGGGGTATATTAAGGGGTTATAATAGTACGGCGGGGTATACTAAGGGGTTGTTATAGTACGGCGGGGTATATTAAGGGGTTGTAATAGTACGGCGGGGTATATTAAGGGGTTGTAATAGTACGGCGGGGTATACTAAGGGGTTGTTATAGTACGGCGGGGTATATTAAGGGGTTGTAATAGTACGGCGGGGTATATTAAGGGGTTGTAATAGTACGGCGGGGTATACTAAGGGGTTGTTATAGTACGGCGGGGTATACTGTATAGTCAGGAGTTTATTTTTTCAGCACTGACTGGACAGCTACATAAAAGGTGCCAAATGTTCCATGTAagggcttttcaaaataaggtgttttgGTTTTTCAAATGAAAGGACAAATGAAGGATCTCTGGCTACTGATCAACCCTTCAGGGTTCATTAAGGGGATTTTAAAGATTCTAACAGGTGTGaacttctgtctctttgtctgtttCTGACTTCAGGAAGATCCTTCGTCTGGTCAAACACACGCTGGCGAGCGTCAGTGGCGTTCGTGACCAGGAGATGGCGCTGCTGGACGAGATGTTGGCGGCGTGCGTACGGGAGGCGAGCAACAAGAGTCTGGAGTTGATCTTCAGCTCACACCTGTTCTACCAGAACAGACAGGAGAGGTTTATTAGCAGCCTGGCAGGTGAGCTTCACATGTGGTTCACACCGGGTTCACACCGGGTTCACAACTGGTTCACACCGGGTTCACTTTGGCTTAAACCTGAACCataaacctgaacctgaacccatACCCAGACCCGGTCCATGGGGGTCAGCTCTGTGGGAGCTCCTGTATTgatcatgtgacttgttgctcTCCACCAGAGGAGTTGCCGAAGAAGATGGACAGCATCACTCCGTACACGATGGCTCTGATTGCCAAATACATCGCTCGCCATCGCCTGAGAGAGACCCGCCTGCTCGACACCATCGCAGACTTCCTGGTGAAGAAGGCCGAGTACCTGGACAGTAAGGTGAGGACCGAACCGGCGGTGATATGGTCTTCTGTACCGGTGTACCGGTGTACGGGTGTATGGGACTCTGCAGGTGTGTCTGTCCGTGTGTCTTCAGGTGATCCAGAAGCTGGTGTTCCCGTTCAGCAGGATGAGTTACCGTCCGTCCGGCGAGCAGCAGTTCTTCTCCCGACTGGAGGAAGTGGTGGAGCTGAAGGCGCTCAGCTCGCCGCTCGCCACCGTCAACATCCTCATGTCTCTGTTCCAGCTGGGACACTTCCCGGGCCTGGTCCTGCACCGCGTCTTCTCCTCCGCCTTCATCAGCAACGTCACCAGTCAGTACCAGAACACACCAGTAGAGCTCCAAAGAGTACTCATTACTGCCTTACAGTACCAGTAGAGCTCCAAAGAGTACTCATTACTGCCTTACAGTACCAGTAGAGCTCCAAAGAGTATTCATTACTGCCTTACAGTACCAGTAGAGCTCCAAAGAGTATTCATTACTGCCTTACAGTACCAGTAGAGCTCTAAAGAGTACTCATTACTGCCTTACAGTACCAGTAGAGCTCTAAAGAGTACTCATTACTGCCTTACAGTACCAGTAGAGCTCCAAAGAGTATTCATTACTGCCTTACAGTACCAGTAGAGCTCTAAAGAGTACTCATTACTGCCTTACAGTACCAGTAGAGCTCCAAAGAGTACTCATTACTGCCTTACAGTACCAGTAGAGCTCCAAAGAGTACTCATTACTGCCTTACAGTACCAGTAGAGCTCTAAAGAGTACTCATTACTGCCTTACAGTACCAGTAGAGCTCCAAAGAGTACTCATTACTGCCTTACAGTACCAGTAGAGCTCCAAAGAGTACTCATTACTGCCTTACAGTACCAGTAGAGCTCTAAAGAGTACTCATTACTGCCTTACAGTACCGGTAGAGCTCCAAAGAGTACTCATTACTGCCTTACAGTACCAGTAGAGCTCTAAAGAGTACTCATTACTGCCTTACAGTACAAGTAGAGCTCTGAAGAGTACTCATTACTGCCTTACAGTACCAGTAGAGCTCTGAAGAGTATTCATTACTGCCTTACAGTACCAGTAGAGCTCTAAAGAGTATTCATTACTGCCTTACAGTACCAGTAGAGCTCTAAAGAGTACTCATTACTGCCTTACAGTACCAGTAGAGCTCTGAAGAGTACTCATTACTGCCTTACAGTACCAGTAGAGCTCCAAAGAGTATTCATTACTGCCTTACAGTACCAGTAGAGCTCCAAAGAGTATTCATTACTGCCTTACAGTACCAGTAGAGCTCTAAAGAGTACTTATTACTGCCTTACAGTATCAGTAGAGCTCTAAAGAGTACTTATTACTGCCTTACAGTACCAGTAGAGCTCTAAAGAGTACTTATTACTGCCTTACAGTACCAGTAGAGCTCTAAAGAGTACTTATTACTGCCTTACAGTACCAGTAGAGCTCCAAAGAGTATTCATTACTGCCTTACAGTACCAGTAGAGCTCTAAAGAGTACTTATTACTGCCTTTTACAGTACAAGTAGAGCTCTGAAGAGTACTCATTACTACCTTACAGTACCAGTAGAGCTCTAAAGAGTACTCATTACTGCCTTACAGTACCAGTAGAGCTCTAAAGAGTACTTATTACTGCCTTTTACAGTACAAGTAGAGCTCTGAAGAGTATTCATTACTGCCTTACAGTACCAGTAGAGCTCTAAAGAGTACTTATTACTGCCTTACAGTACCAGTAGAGCTCTAAAGAGTACTCATTACTGCCTTACAGTACCAGTAGAGCTCTAAAGAGTACTCATTACTGCCTTACAGTACCAGTAGAGCTCTGAAGAGTATTCATTACTGCCTTACAGTACCAGTAGAGCTCTAAAGAGTACTCATTACTGCCTTACAGTACCAGTAGAGCTCTAAAGAGTACTCATTACTGCCTTACAGTACCAGTAGAGCTCTAAAGAGTACTCATTACTGCCTTACAGTACCAGTAGAGCTCTAAAGAGTACTCATTACTGCCTTACAGTACCAGTAGAGCTCTAAAGAGTACTCATTACTGCCTTACAGTACCAGTAGAGCTCTAAAGAGTACTTATTACTGCCTTACAGTACCAGTAGAGCTCTAAAGAGTACTCATTACTGCCTTACAGTACCAGTAGAGCTCTAAAGAGTACTCATTACTGCCTTACAGTACCAGTAGAGCTCTAAAGAGTACTCATTACTGCCTTACAGTACCAGTAGAGCTCTAAAGAGTACTCATTACTGCCTTACAGTACCAGTAGAGCTCTAAAGAGTACTCATTACTGCCTTACAGTACCAGTATGTGTGTGGTGTATTTCTGTGTTGTACAGACAGTCCGTACGCTCTGATCGTCCGGCGGTACCTCTCTCTGCTGGACGCTGCCGTTGAGCTGGAGTACCGAGACTACACCGGACCACGACTGCAGGATGCCCACAAGGTTCTGATGTTCGACCACGCCCTGACTGCTGACGAGGTCAACCGCAAGTACAGGTAAACCTGGACCGGACCAACCGGCAGAACTGGACCGGACCAACCGGCAGAACTGGACCTGCATCTTTCTAGTACTCAAGTGGGTCTGACCGGTCTGGTCCTGGTCACTCCTGACTAGTTGTGACTGGATCTTCTGGCTGGTTCTGACTGGTTCTGACTGGTTCTGACTGGTTCTGACTGGTTCTGACTGGTTCTGACCGGTTCTGGCCAGTTCTTGCCGGTTCTGGCTGGTTCTTGCTGGTCCTGACCGGTTCTGGCCGGTTCTGGCTGGTTCTTGCTGGTTCTGGCTGGTTCTGGCTGGTCCTGACCGGTTCTGACCGGTTCTGTTTTGTCTCCTGTCAGTTATAAAGGTCTGGTGGCTGAAGCTCTGAGACAGCTGGTTGGAGAACAGAACTACAAACAGGACGAAGTACTGGCCCCAGGATATTACACAGGTACTACACACAGAGTACTACACACAGAGTACTACACACAGAGTACTACACTCAGAGTACTGCGTTTCCATGACGATGTGATCACCTGTTGGTCTCCAGACTTCGTGTTGTGGATGGACTCTTCTGGTCGGGTTCTACCCATCAGGACCGGCGCCGGTCTGGCTCTCAGCATCGTTTCTCCGTCCTGCGTCGCCGTGGCGACCAAGTCAGCTGACGGTGCGGTTGCCGTGGTGACTTCAGAGTTCCAGAAGTTTTCTCCGTTCGCGCCGCCGGAGGAGGGCGCCGAGCAGCCGTGTCAGGTGGGCGATGCGACGGGCGGAGCAGCGGAGGGTCGGTGCTTCCTGCCCCACCACATCCGCAGCACGCCGGGGGCCACGGGGCCCCCGCGTCCCGGGACCAACGGCGGCCCTTACGGCCCATACTACGTCCCAGCGGCGGAGTACTACTCCAGCCTGGCCAAGGAGCACTCTCTGGAGAGCCAGGACAGCTCCACGCTCAGCAGCCCCCCCTCTGACGGCCTGGCCCCGCCCGGAGTCCAGGGACCGGCGGGGGCCTCGGCGCCGGACTCACTCTTCCAGTTCTCCATCGGGAAGATCCTGGAGGACGAGGGGGGGTCCCCAGGGGGCCCGGGGACAGACTGCGAGCTGCCGGGGTTCTACGAGGGTGTGACGTATTCTGAGGGGTCCGGGGCCGACAGAGGGCCCCCGTCACCACAGCTCCACCCCCCCGACAGACCTGACGCCGACAACCCCTCGACGGAGCAGAGAGCGATCAGGAGGTCAGTCTGCCTCAGAGGGACCCTGAtggaacctgaacctgaacctgaaccggtgtggtggtgtgtaaccgggtctctgtgtctctgcaggGTCATCATGTCCGTCAACGATAAGTGGCACTACTGCCACAACTCTGAGGTTCTGGTGGGTTCTCGAGCCATGAGGGACCGGCACCTGAGGCTTCTGGGATACATCATCCTACAGGTGGGTCCACACACAGACCTCCTCC
It includes:
- the fastk gene encoding fas-activated serine/threonine kinase, yielding MLCSSSGWRLLSRARRLPPCPPRPAAQSVHMYATRLYSPAGGGGGGGGGGGGVKQGRRAGLAMLEAPHPPHPPHPHLGPPPPAYPLYPSRPDAHRGVHFHHHYHPHPPPAHLAPPPLPPHYQHHAHFHTYGGGAPAGGAAATGSKKKTWNFIHEKMSYDTFFTMKRLIERSRRPDEVLRWVTQNPAKISHNHYPVALQKIGQLLQATPPPRGGGDDPDAEASGGGAAEGGDGRQILEHQDFQTLCNAIVNDCAKFDNFSIVNCLYAVAALGLPSDSQVVQVLEAESQSRLNQFNQKDVSMVFSSSMKLHPGSQHPLTEACLAGLEKNLERERHPQTLFLLLSYYRLKWRSLQPQEPAAATGGATANNNNTPPNPEQLLANRKILRLVKHTLASVSGVRDQEMALLDEMLAACVREASNKSLELIFSSHLFYQNRQERFISSLAEELPKKMDSITPYTMALIAKYIARHRLRETRLLDTIADFLVKKAEYLDSKVIQKLVFPFSRMSYRPSGEQQFFSRLEEVVELKALSSPLATVNILMSLFQLGHFPGLVLHRVFSSAFISNVTNSPYALIVRRYLSLLDAAVELEYRDYTGPRLQDAHKVLMFDHALTADEVNRKYSYKGLVAEALRQLVGEQNYKQDEVLAPGYYTDFVLWMDSSGRVLPIRTGAGLALSIVSPSCVAVATKSADGAVAVVTSEFQKFSPFAPPEEGAEQPCQVGDATGGAAEGRCFLPHHIRSTPGATGPPRPGTNGGPYGPYYVPAAEYYSSLAKEHSLESQDSSTLSSPPSDGLAPPGVQGPAGASAPDSLFQFSIGKILEDEGGSPGGPGTDCELPGFYEGVTYSEGSGADRGPPSPQLHPPDRPDADNPSTEQRAIRRVIMSVNDKWHYCHNSEVLVGSRAMRDRHLRLLGYIILQLPYHELEKLNGIEEVKQYLHKKLLDAPL